A part of Caretta caretta isolate rCarCar2 chromosome 1, rCarCar1.hap1, whole genome shotgun sequence genomic DNA contains:
- the LOC142071008 gene encoding uncharacterized protein LOC142071008, translated as MQSSSAEVTMMESQNRKRAPAWTEREVRDLIAVWGEESVLSELRSSFRNAKTFLKISQGMKDRGHNRDPKQCRVKLKELRQAYQKTREANGRSGSEPQTCRFYDELHAILGGSATTTPAVLFDSFNGDGGNTEVGFGDEEDDEEEVVDSSQQASGETGFPDSQELFLTLDLEPVPPEPTQGCLLDSAGGEGTSAACVSMITGSSPSQRLVKLRKKKKRTRDEMFSELMLSSHTDRAQTNAWRQIMSECRKAQNDREERWRAEESKWRAEESKWRAEDRAEAQRWRQRDERRQDSMLRLLQDQTSMLQCMVELQQRQLEHRLPLQPLCNQPPSSPSSIASTPRRPRTRWGGLRPTSHSPTEDCPKKRRLSFNKF; from the exons atgcagagctcatcagcagaggtgaccatgatggagtcccagaatcgcaaaagagctccagcatggactgaacgggaggtacgggatctgatcgctgtttggggagaggaatccgtgctatcagaactccgttccagttttcgaaatgccaaaacctttctgaaaatctcccagggcatgaaggacagaggccataacagggacccgaagcagtgccgcgtgaaactgaaggagctgaggcaagcctaccagaaaaccagagaggcgaacggccgctctgggtcagagccccaaacatgccgcttctatgatgagctgcatgccattttagggggttcagccaccactaccccagccgtgttgtttgactccttcaatggagatggaggcaatacagaagtaggttttggggacgaagaagatgatgaggaggaggttgtagatagctcacagcaagcaagcggagaaaccggttttcccgacagccaggaactgtttctcaccctagacctggagccagtaccccccgaacccacccaaggctgcctcctggactcagcaggcggagaagggacctctg ctgcatgtgtttcaatgatcacaggatcttctccttcccagaggctagtgaagcttagaaagaaaaaaaaacgcactcgcgatgaaatgttctccgagctcatgctgtcctcccacactgacagagcacagacgaatgcgtggaggcaaataatgtcagagtgcaggaaagcacaaaatgaccgggaggagaggtggagggctgaagagagtaagtggcgggctgaagagagtaagtggcgggctgaagacagggctgaagctcaaaggtggcggcagcgtgatgagaggaggcaggattcaatgctgaggctgctgcaggaccaaaccagtatgctccagtgtatggttgagctgcagcaaaggcagctggagcacagactgccactgcagcccctctgtaaccaaccgccctcctccccaagttccatagcctccacacccagacgcccaagaacacggtggggaggcctccggccaaccagccactcccccacagaggattgcccaaaaaaaagaaggctgtcattcaataaattttaa